The proteins below come from a single Edaphobacter acidisoli genomic window:
- a CDS encoding LacI family DNA-binding transcriptional regulator, with amino-acid sequence MTARTRKPPTLEDVAREARVSLKTASRVLNGAINVRQEKADRVRAVMERIGYRPNELARSLMTRKSSVIGMIVANLANPFITSVIHEVQEVARSHGYVAIVTSSKGRPDIERMEIETLVRRRIDGLILAPAESRRDTITDALPNDLPLVTLDQLVRGASFDSVTITNRRSACDATQHLLGHGYRRIVAIGTRPHLYTSKERITGYRESMRRASFEPRVCCVDHEDLLTSEWFDKEVIRGQSADAVLSLNWVTTLHFLRGLDALGIRGGRNIPFIAFDDFDLGDVLSPRLTVVRQPSELLGRESAQLLFDRMNGKRRPKPDAVVLPAGLIIRESCGCKGSRSSS; translated from the coding sequence ATGACTGCAAGAACAAGGAAACCCCCGACCCTGGAGGATGTCGCTCGCGAAGCTCGTGTTTCGCTGAAGACTGCTTCCCGGGTGCTGAACGGAGCGATCAATGTCCGCCAGGAAAAAGCCGATAGGGTGCGGGCTGTGATGGAACGAATCGGCTACCGTCCGAACGAGCTGGCCCGCAGCCTGATGACGCGAAAGTCCTCAGTGATTGGAATGATCGTAGCGAACCTGGCCAATCCGTTCATCACGAGTGTGATTCACGAAGTTCAGGAAGTAGCACGCAGCCACGGGTATGTCGCAATCGTTACAAGTTCCAAAGGTCGCCCTGACATCGAACGAATGGAGATTGAAACACTGGTGAGGCGGCGGATCGACGGTCTGATTCTTGCTCCCGCTGAGAGCAGGCGAGACACAATCACGGATGCGTTGCCGAACGATCTTCCTCTCGTAACTCTCGATCAGCTGGTTCGCGGCGCCAGCTTTGATTCCGTCACGATCACGAACCGCCGCAGCGCGTGCGATGCGACGCAACATCTGCTTGGCCATGGCTATCGCAGGATTGTAGCCATCGGAACGCGGCCACACCTCTATACATCGAAGGAACGAATCACCGGCTACCGCGAGAGTATGCGCCGCGCGTCATTCGAACCGAGAGTGTGCTGTGTCGACCACGAAGATTTGCTGACATCGGAGTGGTTCGACAAAGAGGTCATCCGGGGGCAGTCGGCCGATGCTGTCTTGTCTCTCAACTGGGTTACGACTCTGCATTTTCTGCGTGGACTCGACGCGTTGGGCATCAGGGGCGGACGGAACATCCCGTTTATTGCATTTGACGACTTCGATCTGGGCGATGTGCTTAGCCCGCGGCTCACCGTTGTAAGGCAGCCATCAGAGCTGCTGGGACGTGAAAGTGCGCAACTGCTCTTCGATCGGATGAATGGCAAGCGGCGCCCCAAGCCCGACGCAGTCGTTCTTCCAGCCGGACTCATCATTCGCGAGTCGTGCGGATGCAAAGGCTCACGCAGTTCCTCATAA
- a CDS encoding TonB-dependent receptor — MSSLVNTADFTEVQPFTMHPAADNRHKAQAGIVHSCAPWRILLLLAVTVGLVASASAQDFRASITGEVTDPSGAVIPHVAVIVFNVATHVQYSATTNGQGIYSILYVLPGMYTVTAKAGNFQTMVYHDVRLDSAQQFGLNITLQPGSVAQQVVVTAGAVDLDTVSATSGGVVDHTKVANMPSTGMMVWDDVSFAEGVKSASANVFNLTPRNNANLYAVSGAQTDENVFYMNGAPISDQGSWYFTPNMSSVQQMQTSAMPYDAEYGRTGGGVFSTNLKSGADAYHGSIYDYYGNRVLNATPWIDKLSGIPKPVDTRNTWGGEVGGPIRKDKTFFFFSYEGFHQEQPATPTDTVPTAAERSGNFTGTGYTIYDPLSTYCAQKNASGGCTLYARKSFPNDTIPAGEISPIGAAILAMYPQQNQPGLTKNYVITWPTNYEYEQFIGRIDQNFSENTRLYGIYTHEHDHAQNAGNGLTNEAWSGSTPVSSNYNIVLDLTHILSPTKVLDLKASYGHTSALTTTGNAVQSGFSASKLGFNMPAVGTTSHQNIAPSMTVTGGTNIFGNTASGTADADADFSGSITQLVGRHSLHYGFEFMDIQTAPTGVLGNPNGAFTFDQTYTQGNPLQATTGQGNVFADVLLGYPSSGSVSWNEPTFVTMHYYALYMQDNFKALPNLSLNLGLRWDLNTSPRDRHDRINAGFCFTCANPLSAQINYAKAPGLQNPLVGGLQFAGVNGQSSAPYQNHWNDWQPRVGFSWAALRDTVIRGGYGIYFPWAPLGVDNTGFSQTTPFVASLNGKLTPDTNLNSGTPYPGGAIAPSGAAAGLATNAGNGITFNDLNGKLRMTQHWSFGIQRRMPAGILFDVEYLGSSVHGISISTPLGVVSTALQQQCNTDLSVCNTNVANPFYGVLSSSTSLGASSTIPAWELMRAYPLFNGVTENRVPSGSSHYHGVDVRAERTVRNLDFVFNYYYSNWMDRLTYLNSGDFVDANPTKTLDPLDRRNYISLNMVYPLPSTGKHGFVGVLANDWVFASTVIWGTGNPLQLPSANFNAGTSGCSSYAPQGGQTRAHWFNNNESCWANLGPWQPRTTPLYVGFIRNPSYMVWNPALSKQFALPFREMTAQFRMESTNGANHPIWGAPNISPATPASFSPTTSWTGFGTLPNTPLPQERQIIASLRISF, encoded by the coding sequence ATGTCCTCCCTGGTCAATACGGCGGATTTCACCGAAGTTCAGCCGTTCACAATGCACCCGGCGGCCGACAACCGGCACAAGGCGCAAGCCGGGATAGTCCACTCATGTGCGCCCTGGCGCATTCTATTGCTGCTTGCCGTGACAGTTGGATTGGTGGCGTCGGCCTCTGCACAGGACTTCCGGGCATCCATCACGGGAGAAGTCACGGATCCATCTGGAGCTGTGATTCCGCATGTAGCAGTCATTGTGTTCAATGTCGCTACTCACGTGCAGTACTCCGCGACAACCAATGGACAGGGCATCTATTCCATACTCTACGTGCTTCCCGGCATGTACACCGTCACTGCCAAGGCAGGCAATTTCCAGACCATGGTCTACCACGACGTGCGCCTCGATTCGGCACAGCAATTTGGCCTGAACATCACGCTTCAGCCTGGGAGTGTAGCCCAGCAGGTCGTCGTGACAGCCGGAGCAGTCGACCTCGATACCGTCTCTGCGACCTCAGGCGGCGTAGTGGATCACACCAAGGTAGCGAACATGCCGTCCACCGGCATGATGGTATGGGACGACGTCTCCTTCGCAGAAGGCGTGAAGAGTGCCAGTGCGAACGTGTTCAACCTGACGCCTAGGAACAACGCGAATCTCTACGCCGTATCTGGCGCGCAAACGGACGAGAACGTCTTCTATATGAATGGTGCCCCGATCAGCGATCAGGGGTCCTGGTATTTCACGCCGAACATGTCCTCCGTTCAGCAGATGCAGACCAGCGCGATGCCTTACGATGCGGAGTACGGGCGGACCGGAGGCGGAGTCTTCAGTACCAACCTGAAGAGCGGAGCTGACGCTTATCACGGCTCGATCTACGACTACTATGGCAATCGGGTATTGAACGCGACCCCATGGATTGACAAGCTCTCCGGCATTCCAAAGCCGGTCGACACCCGCAACACATGGGGTGGCGAAGTCGGCGGACCGATCCGCAAAGACAAGACATTTTTCTTTTTTTCCTACGAAGGCTTCCATCAGGAGCAGCCCGCAACCCCAACCGACACCGTGCCAACCGCAGCGGAGCGGAGCGGAAATTTCACCGGCACTGGCTATACGATCTATGACCCACTCTCGACCTACTGCGCGCAGAAGAACGCGTCAGGGGGATGCACGTTGTATGCGAGAAAATCCTTTCCAAACGACACCATTCCTGCCGGCGAGATAAGCCCAATCGGAGCGGCCATCTTAGCCATGTACCCTCAGCAAAACCAGCCTGGCTTGACAAAGAACTACGTAATCACCTGGCCAACGAATTATGAGTATGAGCAGTTTATCGGGCGCATCGATCAGAACTTTTCGGAGAACACGCGCCTCTATGGAATCTATACGCATGAACACGACCACGCCCAAAACGCCGGCAATGGCCTCACTAATGAAGCCTGGTCGGGGAGTACGCCTGTATCCTCGAACTACAATATCGTCCTCGATCTGACGCACATCCTCTCGCCAACCAAGGTACTGGACCTCAAGGCATCGTACGGCCACACCTCGGCCCTAACCACCACAGGCAATGCAGTTCAGAGCGGATTTAGCGCCAGCAAGCTCGGCTTCAATATGCCTGCTGTCGGCACTACATCACACCAAAACATCGCCCCCAGCATGACGGTAACTGGAGGCACGAACATATTCGGCAACACCGCAAGCGGCACAGCTGATGCAGATGCCGATTTCTCCGGCAGCATCACGCAGTTAGTAGGTCGGCATAGTCTGCACTATGGCTTCGAGTTTATGGATATCCAGACGGCCCCGACGGGCGTTTTGGGAAATCCCAACGGGGCCTTCACCTTCGATCAGACCTACACACAGGGAAATCCGCTGCAGGCCACGACCGGACAGGGAAATGTGTTCGCCGACGTTCTCCTTGGCTATCCCTCTTCTGGAAGCGTGAGCTGGAACGAGCCTACCTTTGTCACGATGCACTATTACGCTCTCTACATGCAGGATAACTTCAAGGCGCTTCCCAATCTCTCGCTGAATCTTGGACTGCGCTGGGACCTCAATACATCGCCAAGGGACCGCCATGATCGGATAAATGCGGGCTTCTGCTTTACCTGCGCCAATCCACTCTCCGCGCAGATCAACTACGCGAAAGCCCCCGGTCTTCAGAATCCCCTGGTGGGAGGGCTGCAGTTTGCCGGAGTCAATGGACAGTCGAGTGCTCCTTATCAGAATCACTGGAACGACTGGCAGCCGCGTGTCGGATTCAGCTGGGCCGCACTCCGCGATACCGTCATTCGCGGTGGCTATGGAATCTACTTTCCCTGGGCCCCTCTCGGCGTCGACAACACAGGATTCAGCCAGACCACTCCATTTGTTGCTTCGCTGAATGGAAAACTAACTCCCGACACGAACCTCAACTCTGGTACTCCCTATCCCGGCGGCGCCATTGCTCCTTCGGGCGCTGCAGCTGGCCTTGCAACCAATGCTGGCAATGGCATTACCTTTAACGATTTGAACGGCAAGCTTCGCATGACGCAGCATTGGTCCTTCGGCATTCAGCGGAGAATGCCGGCGGGAATTCTGTTTGATGTTGAATACCTGGGAAGCAGTGTCCACGGTATCTCGATTAGCACGCCGCTCGGGGTGGTCTCGACGGCCTTGCAGCAGCAGTGCAACACGGATCTCTCCGTCTGCAACACGAATGTCGCAAACCCGTTCTATGGCGTCCTCTCGTCGAGCACTTCTCTTGGGGCATCTTCCACCATTCCAGCATGGGAGTTGATGCGTGCCTATCCACTGTTCAATGGAGTTACAGAAAACCGCGTTCCGTCGGGAAGCTCGCATTACCACGGAGTAGACGTTCGAGCCGAGCGCACAGTGCGGAACCTGGACTTCGTCTTCAATTACTACTACTCAAACTGGATGGATAGGTTGACCTATCTCAATTCCGGAGACTTTGTCGATGCCAATCCTACAAAGACACTCGATCCGCTCGATCGAAGAAACTATATCAGCCTGAACATGGTCTACCCTCTTCCCAGCACAGGAAAGCATGGATTTGTAGGTGTGCTCGCAAACGATTGGGTCTTTGCCTCCACGGTAATCTGGGGCACTGGAAATCCGCTGCAACTCCCGTCGGCGAATTTCAATGCCGGCACCTCAGGTTGTTCCAGCTATGCGCCGCAGGGCGGACAGACGCGCGCGCACTGGTTCAATAACAACGAGAGCTGCTGGGCCAACCTGGGACCATGGCAGCCGCGAACAACTCCGTTGTATGTAGGATTTATCCGGAACCCCAGCTACATGGTATGGAACCCAGCCCTCAGTAAGCAGTTTGCCCTTCCGTTCCGTGAAATGACTGCCCAGTTTCGTATGGAGTCCACGAACGGAGCGAACCATCCTATCTGGGGAGCACCAAACATCAGTCCAGCTACTCCGGCCTCTTTTTCTCCTACTACCAGTTGGACGGGGTTTGGAACACTTCCTAACACTCCGCTACCGCAAGAGCGTCAGATTATCGCGTCTCTCAGAATTTCGTTCTAG
- a CDS encoding VOC family protein, with translation MALIRRVLVSLVAGIFFVGAGAAADPLPLLGLARVTIRVSDLSQARTFYSGVAGFQDAYDVRSADGSIAAAYFKINDQQFLEVVPGLKPTQPRPMVGFAIRTDQLQKLHQMLKARGLHPGKIHLDQDGSRGFMLTDLPGQNLDYLEFVDYGPKSLAERTKGQNQDDHRLSTNLEHVGIIATDFDAAYNFYVKTLGFHEVWRRVAEDGKHVIIDHIQMPGPSGDFVELSNFGQSNKPLERKRAAGAAHLALTVADINATVEAVHARQSEMKLHSPRYGLDNRWNFNLFDPDSTRVEFMQVADPAHPAPAVVTTPANFQRAGGALGLFTEQSDIGDPALPGSASFDSAQNQYVVSGAGANIWGKKDEFHFVWRSISGDFSLTATVHFPKQEPPSHRKAALMARQSLDDDAPYADAVVHGSGLTELQFRETKGDATHAIRFPVDAPVQIRLERKDGWFTMYAGREGQPLQELGAYALKLNEPFYLGLGVCSHNAATLETAIFSNVSVEVFPKKQRKGKPAKRDEVKGEN, from the coding sequence ATGGCTTTGATCAGACGGGTCCTTGTGTCGTTGGTGGCTGGCATATTCTTCGTTGGAGCGGGAGCTGCTGCAGATCCACTTCCACTGCTCGGACTGGCGCGAGTTACCATCCGGGTCTCCGATCTCAGCCAGGCGCGCACATTCTACTCGGGCGTAGCTGGGTTCCAGGATGCCTACGATGTGCGAAGTGCCGATGGATCGATTGCGGCTGCCTACTTTAAGATCAACGACCAGCAGTTTCTGGAAGTCGTACCGGGTTTGAAGCCAACCCAGCCACGGCCGATGGTCGGATTTGCCATTCGTACCGACCAGCTTCAGAAGCTTCATCAGATGCTTAAGGCCCGCGGACTGCACCCCGGCAAGATTCATCTCGATCAAGATGGAAGCCGCGGATTTATGCTGACCGATCTTCCCGGGCAGAATCTCGATTATCTCGAGTTTGTGGACTATGGACCGAAGTCGCTTGCGGAGCGAACGAAGGGGCAGAACCAGGACGATCATCGCCTCTCGACCAATCTCGAGCATGTAGGAATCATTGCGACCGACTTTGACGCCGCATATAACTTCTACGTCAAAACTCTCGGCTTCCACGAAGTGTGGCGCCGCGTAGCAGAGGACGGCAAGCACGTCATCATTGACCACATTCAGATGCCAGGCCCAAGCGGCGACTTCGTTGAACTCTCGAACTTCGGTCAATCCAATAAGCCCTTGGAGAGAAAGCGTGCGGCTGGTGCAGCTCATCTTGCGCTCACCGTTGCTGACATCAATGCGACTGTCGAAGCCGTGCATGCTAGGCAGTCGGAGATGAAACTGCATTCGCCGCGCTATGGGCTCGACAATCGCTGGAACTTCAATCTCTTTGACCCAGACAGTACCAGGGTGGAATTTATGCAGGTGGCCGATCCAGCGCATCCTGCGCCAGCCGTCGTCACCACGCCCGCAAATTTTCAAAGGGCCGGAGGCGCGCTCGGACTCTTTACTGAGCAATCGGATATTGGCGATCCTGCGCTGCCCGGGTCTGCTTCCTTTGACTCAGCCCAGAACCAATACGTGGTGTCGGGGGCTGGTGCCAATATCTGGGGCAAAAAGGACGAGTTCCACTTCGTGTGGCGCAGCATCTCGGGAGATTTTTCACTTACAGCTACCGTGCATTTTCCGAAGCAGGAGCCGCCCAGCCACCGCAAAGCTGCACTCATGGCACGGCAAAGCCTCGATGATGATGCGCCCTATGCCGATGCCGTGGTTCACGGCAGCGGACTTACTGAATTGCAGTTTCGAGAGACGAAGGGAGATGCGACTCACGCCATTCGCTTTCCCGTCGATGCGCCGGTTCAGATTAGGCTGGAGCGAAAAGATGGTTGGTTCACCATGTATGCGGGGCGCGAGGGGCAACCACTTCAGGAGCTAGGTGCTTATGCGCTGAAGCTGAACGAGCCTTTTTACCTGGGCTTGGGTGTGTGCTCACATAACGCAGCTACGCTTGAAACCGCCATATTCTCTAACGTGAGCGTGGAAGTGTTTCCTAAAAAGCAACGCAAGGGTAAACCTGCCAAGCGCGACGAAGTGAAGGGCGAAAATTAA
- a CDS encoding MFS transporter, translating to MPRDLHDVPNQSAAIECKPAGCDSEDEKRSWRRWLVLGFIFAVTVINFIDRQTLSVLAPVLRASYHLSNEAYGRIVAALQFGMMAGEFPMGWLMDRVGARIGLAAAVLWWSAATGCQAFTHSGFQLGATRLWMGTGEAGNFSGGMKAISRFFTQEERTLAIGIFNSGTMIGATLAPPLIVFLLERYGFRIAFTIPALLGLLWVPVWWHFYPGHRPVLSSDGVLKAPLAELLKQSSTWAVMTCRFLIGPVMQFYWYWIPSYLYSARHMSIVQIGVIAWLPFFLGDIGGILGGYVAGWLQRRNLKIYTVRRITMYGSSILCLSSLIVPYLRDAVASLFMIGFALMANTFLVANMFGAVTDLFPQESVGRATGLTGVSGGLSGLLFPLVTGVLVDNFSYRPAFIVVGLMPLLGTLALFILGSKYRSAS from the coding sequence ATGCCGCGCGACTTACACGATGTACCGAATCAAAGCGCAGCCATCGAGTGCAAACCCGCGGGGTGCGACTCGGAAGATGAGAAGAGATCCTGGCGTAGATGGCTCGTACTAGGGTTCATCTTTGCGGTTACAGTCATCAACTTCATCGACCGCCAGACGCTGTCTGTTCTGGCTCCTGTTCTCCGTGCGAGCTATCACCTTTCCAACGAAGCCTACGGACGAATCGTTGCTGCTCTGCAATTCGGCATGATGGCAGGCGAGTTTCCGATGGGGTGGCTGATGGACCGCGTCGGAGCGCGCATTGGCCTCGCCGCCGCAGTACTGTGGTGGTCGGCGGCAACAGGATGTCAGGCATTCACCCATAGCGGCTTTCAACTCGGTGCAACCCGGTTGTGGATGGGGACAGGAGAAGCAGGTAACTTCTCGGGAGGGATGAAAGCAATCTCGCGTTTCTTCACCCAGGAAGAGCGCACGCTTGCTATCGGCATCTTTAATAGTGGCACGATGATAGGCGCAACCCTTGCGCCCCCGCTGATTGTCTTTCTTCTCGAGCGTTATGGCTTTCGCATTGCGTTTACGATCCCCGCACTGCTGGGACTTCTGTGGGTTCCTGTCTGGTGGCATTTCTATCCCGGCCACCGGCCTGTCCTGTCGAGCGACGGCGTACTGAAGGCGCCGCTTGCTGAATTACTGAAGCAATCTTCCACATGGGCAGTCATGACGTGCCGGTTTCTGATTGGCCCTGTCATGCAGTTCTATTGGTATTGGATTCCGAGTTATCTTTACAGCGCCCGTCACATGTCAATCGTGCAGATTGGTGTGATCGCATGGCTCCCGTTTTTCCTGGGCGATATTGGCGGCATACTCGGCGGCTACGTGGCCGGCTGGCTGCAACGGCGAAACCTCAAAATCTACACCGTGCGCCGGATTACCATGTACGGCAGCAGCATCTTGTGTCTCAGTAGCCTGATTGTGCCTTACCTGAGAGATGCAGTTGCTTCTCTCTTCATGATCGGCTTTGCCCTGATGGCGAACACCTTTCTTGTCGCCAACATGTTTGGCGCAGTCACCGACCTGTTCCCACAAGAGAGCGTAGGGCGCGCCACTGGTCTCACCGGAGTCTCAGGAGGTCTAAGCGGTCTCCTGTTTCCACTCGTGACGGGAGTGCTGGTAGATAACTTCTCGTACCGGCCAGCATTTATTGTGGTTGGCCTCATGCCGTTGCTGGGCACTCTGGCGCTATTTATCCTCGGTTCAAAGTATCGATCTGCATCCTAG
- a CDS encoding RDD family protein, translating into MDIRFSVSGIGSRCLAILVDTLIQVAVQIFILLLLILLGVTFSKISTAASDKWIIAGVVLVYFALYWGYFSLFEYFWNGQTPGKHLFKIRVVKDTGRQITFFEALARNLLRIIDSLPSFYLVGVISMMCNKQQKRLGDFVAGTIVVHERQEDQPLLGHNSRMLTAGLYQQPVSEPPLQSPAGSALIQGDAIGRLKAPDLQMIEAFTARALDLDMDVRARMADRVANQIAGKMNYPIPEGTNPERFLEAVAYAMRAQSRF; encoded by the coding sequence GTGGATATCCGCTTCTCCGTCTCAGGGATCGGCAGCCGCTGTCTTGCCATCCTTGTTGACACTCTCATTCAGGTCGCGGTTCAGATTTTCATCCTTCTCCTCCTTATCCTTCTTGGCGTTACATTTTCTAAAATTTCGACTGCCGCCTCAGACAAATGGATTATCGCTGGAGTTGTCCTGGTTTACTTTGCTTTGTATTGGGGATATTTCTCCCTCTTCGAGTACTTCTGGAATGGCCAGACTCCGGGAAAACATCTCTTTAAAATTCGTGTGGTTAAGGACACAGGCCGCCAGATTACGTTCTTCGAGGCCCTGGCCCGCAATTTGCTCCGCATCATCGATTCTCTTCCCAGCTTCTATCTGGTAGGCGTCATCAGCATGATGTGTAACAAGCAGCAAAAGCGGCTTGGGGATTTTGTGGCCGGCACCATCGTTGTCCACGAACGCCAGGAAGACCAGCCTTTGCTGGGCCACAACAGCCGTATGCTCACCGCCGGCTTATATCAGCAACCTGTGAGCGAGCCTCCTCTGCAATCGCCGGCAGGATCGGCCCTGATTCAGGGAGACGCTATTGGCCGCCTCAAAGCGCCGGACCTGCAGATGATTGAGGCGTTCACGGCCCGTGCGCTCGATCTGGACATGGATGTCCGTGCCAGAATGGCAGATCGTGTCGCCAATCAAATTGCCGGCAAGATGAACTATCCGATACCGGAGGGCACAAACCCGGAGCGCTTTCTTGAAGCAGTCGCTTATGCAATGCGCGCGCAGAGCCGTTTTTAG
- a CDS encoding stage II sporulation protein M, translating into MRSFRMISNRWIETRRQSWNRLEILVQQVESSGLKSLAAADLREFGLLYRQTASDLSAVRADRASRTIEAYLNQLLGRAHNYIYAGKRLSLTSVWQFFAQDYPRLFRKLLPYTAVALMLFVGGALLGALTAMARPRFAQALLGPAMMNTIEHHKMWTESILSAKPQASSFIMTNNISVCFMTFASGIAAGIGTLYLLFENGMMMGVVSATCAQHGMALSLWSFVASHGALELPSIFISGAAGLRLAVGLLFPGTLLRKDALAVAGSDAIRLLAGTIPLLVIAGLLEGFLSPTHVPLALKFSVCAALLTGLGLWLGEGGRHTPATGLAPTGKSGQER; encoded by the coding sequence GTGCGTTCATTCCGTATGATCTCGAATCGCTGGATTGAAACTCGGAGGCAAAGCTGGAACCGCCTCGAAATATTAGTACAACAGGTAGAGTCAAGCGGGCTGAAGAGCCTTGCAGCCGCCGATTTGCGGGAATTCGGTCTGTTATACCGCCAGACGGCGTCGGACCTCTCTGCCGTGCGTGCAGACCGCGCCTCACGCACCATCGAAGCATACCTAAATCAGCTCCTCGGCCGAGCACATAATTACATCTACGCTGGAAAAAGATTGAGCCTCACCTCCGTCTGGCAATTTTTTGCGCAGGACTACCCGAGGCTTTTCCGCAAATTGCTTCCGTACACTGCGGTAGCGCTCATGCTCTTCGTCGGCGGTGCGCTGCTTGGTGCGCTCACAGCCATGGCGCGGCCGCGATTCGCGCAGGCCCTGCTTGGCCCCGCCATGATGAATACAATCGAGCACCACAAGATGTGGACCGAGTCGATCCTGAGTGCAAAACCGCAGGCATCAAGCTTCATCATGACGAACAACATCAGCGTGTGCTTTATGACGTTTGCTAGCGGTATCGCAGCAGGCATCGGCACGCTGTATCTGCTCTTTGAAAACGGCATGATGATGGGCGTTGTCAGCGCAACCTGCGCTCAGCACGGAATGGCGCTGAGCCTCTGGAGCTTTGTTGCTTCGCATGGAGCCCTTGAGCTGCCCAGCATCTTTATCTCGGGTGCAGCGGGCCTGCGGCTCGCCGTGGGACTTCTATTTCCTGGAACACTGCTTCGCAAGGATGCGCTCGCCGTGGCTGGCAGTGATGCAATTCGTTTGCTCGCCGGAACCATTCCATTGCTCGTCATCGCTGGACTGCTGGAAGGATTTCTTTCCCCTACCCATGTACCGCTTGCCCTCAAGTTCTCCGTTTGCGCCGCTTTGTTGACGGGGCTCGGATTATGGTTAGGTGAAGGCGGACGCCACACCCCGGCCACAGGGCTTGCGCCCACAGGTAAAAGCGGGCAGGAACGCTGA
- a CDS encoding DUF58 domain-containing protein produces MQTLIPPSASGVVRPVGRFGRVFGFGLTTRAILILLGGFLGAVPAFFHAGKPWPMFVWDAVVLVLVLFDLLLLPPPSAITVTRRFIHSPAIGQRSEIQLEVLHDARRPFDVFLTDDLHPSLAAAPLTAYVKAFPREPAVETLNFTPRERGDFSLGRIYLRVRGALGLVERWAVVEMPQAVRVYPSSVRPEESTEFYLIRARQIELQKRRLRMRGMGRDFESLRDYRDSDDLRNISWTATARRAKLIAREFVAERSQQVWIVLDAGRLSQTAVELSNRPALPQSAIRPAVQEETLFSVTQLDQATNAAVMLAQVIGGSGDKFALLAYGRSIQQLLLPGGGPAHLRLFIDLLSSVRSERAEANHLQAASKLKNLQRRHGLVIWITEIAESANTPEILAALAQLERHHVVILVLIRHPELEALASRTPANAEEMYASAAAQEVLDRRRVQIVQLQQQGVLIVETTGAEAGAAAVSKYLEVKAKSLL; encoded by the coding sequence ATGCAGACGCTTATTCCACCGTCGGCCTCCGGTGTCGTTCGTCCCGTGGGACGCTTTGGCCGCGTCTTCGGATTCGGGCTCACGACTCGGGCGATCCTTATTCTGCTCGGCGGCTTCCTGGGTGCAGTGCCCGCTTTTTTTCACGCCGGAAAACCATGGCCCATGTTCGTGTGGGATGCGGTCGTGCTGGTGCTGGTCCTGTTCGATCTGCTCCTGCTGCCTCCTCCGTCTGCAATCACGGTGACGCGGCGCTTCATTCATTCACCAGCAATCGGGCAGCGCTCTGAAATACAGCTCGAGGTCCTGCATGATGCGCGACGCCCCTTCGACGTTTTCCTGACCGATGATCTGCATCCGAGCCTCGCTGCAGCACCGCTGACCGCTTACGTGAAGGCGTTCCCTCGCGAGCCCGCTGTCGAGACTCTCAACTTCACTCCCCGCGAGCGAGGAGATTTTTCTTTAGGGCGCATCTATCTCCGGGTCCGAGGCGCACTTGGTCTTGTCGAGCGTTGGGCCGTGGTGGAGATGCCACAGGCGGTTCGTGTTTACCCGTCATCTGTGCGACCAGAGGAGAGCACGGAGTTTTATCTCATTCGCGCGCGCCAGATTGAATTGCAGAAGCGACGTCTACGCATGCGCGGCATGGGACGTGACTTCGAGAGTCTCCGCGATTATCGGGACAGCGACGATCTCCGCAACATTAGCTGGACGGCCACAGCACGACGCGCGAAGCTGATCGCACGTGAGTTTGTCGCCGAGCGCAGCCAGCAGGTGTGGATTGTTCTCGATGCTGGCCGCCTGTCCCAGACCGCGGTTGAGCTGAGTAATCGGCCTGCCCTGCCGCAGAGTGCTATCCGACCGGCCGTGCAGGAGGAGACGCTGTTCTCTGTCACTCAGCTTGACCAGGCCACCAATGCGGCGGTCATGCTCGCACAGGTGATTGGCGGCTCGGGCGACAAATTTGCTTTGCTCGCATACGGCCGCAGTATTCAGCAACTGCTGCTGCCGGGAGGTGGTCCAGCACATCTTCGCCTCTTCATTGATCTTCTTTCGAGTGTCCGCAGCGAACGAGCAGAAGCCAACCATCTGCAGGCGGCCTCAAAGCTCAAAAACCTGCAGCGCAGGCATGGACTTGTGATCTGGATTACGGAGATTGCTGAAAGCGCCAATACGCCTGAAATACTCGCCGCTCTCGCGCAACTGGAGCGACACCATGTCGTCATTTTGGTCCTCATCCGTCATCCGGAGCTTGAAGCGCTGGCTTCGCGTACACCTGCGAACGCCGAAGAAATGTATGCGTCGGCAGCGGCCCAGGAGGTGCTGGACCGCCGTCGTGTCCAGATCGTGCAGCTTCAGCAGCAGGGTGTGCTGATCGTTGAGACGACGGGCGCAGAAGCCGGGGCAGCAGCGGTCAGCAAGTATCTCGAAGTGAAGGCAAAGAGTTTGCTCTGA